The Liolophura sinensis isolate JHLJ2023 chromosome 6, CUHK_Ljap_v2, whole genome shotgun sequence genomic sequence GTTGTCTGCTCTTAGGACAAAAATTTTGCTCATTAATTTTGTCTTCAGGATCAGGAACCTGTTTTTTACTTGACAGATCATCATCACTTACACCAATGCTGGTCTTCTCAGGTGTGACGTTCAGGCTTTTAGTACATGCATCATCATCGTCACCATGGCAGAATCTGACCCCATCACTGTACTCTTCAGCATTATTATGGTTAGTCTGGCCCTCCATAAGAGAAGTAGTTTCTGCTTCTGACTGGGGTAGTGTCTCACACTTTTCGTCTTTTTCCATCCCTGGTGGTTCCTGTCCCTCTCCACAGACAGCCTCAGGTGTATCCCCATCTACCTGTTCTGAAAAACTACACTTACTGCTCTCATCATCTCTATCTTCTTGACTAAGTGTCAAACCCTTCCTTTCCGTATCCATGGTAAAAGTTCTGAGATTCCTGGGACATCTCACAATGCAGTAGATCTAAAAAGTGTTCAGCCTTTTCGTCCAACCTCTCTGAAGGATTTAAGCAGAGAAACTTTCTAATCTGTCTCCCATGTATTATACTGGTCACAGGCACAGCTACTCAGGGACCACAGCTGCACCCAGTCTGAACACCCAGTTGTCTGCCCATGTTACCTGAGGGAAACACTTTCTAGACACATCTGTCTCTGGTCTTCTGCCTATTGTCATGGTGACATCTGTTAAAACAAGCAATTTACATATTccattaaaacagaaaaacaaaaccataaaaGCCTATGTACACCAATCAGGCTATTAAAGAACACCTAGACTGAGTTAGGGGCAGTACATTTTCTTTCAACATGAGTTTCTGGGTCAATCAGTAGGTAGTGTACTTGACTCATCAAATTAAACTTTTCCAGGTTAGCACAAGTGTGATAACATAGAGTTATACTTATTAAAACCTACTTGTATGCCTCTATTAATGCACATGTCGATACATCCTTTTGTGTTTCATGGAGACGTACACTTCATGTAGTAAAGAACCATCCAgtatgaaactacatgtatacatgtgctgtGGCATAGGCTGAATGTAGCAAAGCACTGTCATGtgatctacatatacacatccaTACAGATGTAGACACTATGCACAATCAGGTTGGGCCATCCTTGAAAATATGTTCGTTGGGCATAACCCAACCAGTCCTCTAAAAAAATGGCCCATTCTAAAGTCTTATTGGGATATTGATGAGAAAGTTTTTTTGCTTTCCTTTTAAATCCCTATCATTTTCAttagtcaaaataaataaaaaatctctGACCAACTTCCATTCTTAGTGATGGGGTCCAGTTAGTCCTAACAAAGAATGTTTTAAGGATGGCCAAACTGTATATCAGTATACAACTTGAGCCAGGTACGTCTCCATCCACAGGCTGTGTAAGATAGCAATGAAGACTCTCTGCCAAATATGATATTGCCAAGACTAATCATTCGTGCGGCTTAGGCTGGCTGGTTTATAACACTGTATCAACCCATACTATAGATCTTATCAACTAGACCGACTTATTAGGTTGCTGACAAAATTGCTGGGTATATGATACATATACTGAATCAATCATCACAACCTTACCTATAATGTACACGTAGAAGTACCTGAACATGCATATACAGATGAACAAGATTTATTCTATGTATAACACAAGCTGTTTTATTCTCGCAAAAAGACGGTGATTGTGATACATCATGAGAAAGTACAAACTATTCAGTACAAGACACTATGAGTGTTAACATGCACCTCCTATTTACACTCAATGCTGTTGGTTGAAAAAGCAGTTCATGATCACAATTACGCTTTGTATTAGAACGTATtgggtatatacatctacatctagTTTGTAAAATCAAACTAAATTATCTGAAgagaaacacaaaaatatacatattaatgaAGTGGaatatttcaagtaaaaaaGCATGACCCAAAAAGATCCAAAACTATAGGATCTTGATTGACATGTAACTTAACGTTCAACTGCTTGTCTTGCAGAAGAATTCCTCAAACAAAAACTTGCTTAACTTCTATCAACAGCAAaccagaaaacatttttttctgaaacacAGCTATCATGATTATAATCGTGCAATGGGGAAGTAGATGTTAGGGCGGGTGGGGGTGGATGATTTTAATaatgtgaacattttaatcTTTACTTGAGCAATTAGCTTGTAGGTCAAGTAGGTACCATATCTACCTATTTAACATACAAGCTAGGGAAAATGATTGCCTATGCTGGATCAAACAGTGAAGAATGGGAAAATAATAAAGTATCTGGTACATCCGTACACCTGCATGTATCATTTTTCTGAAACTCCAATGAATGAATCACATTATGACACAGCTAAATAATCACACAGACACAAGATATATATGATTTAAATTATTTCCGATTTCTAAACCTTTCCTTACTGCTGCTGTCTTCTGACGATAGGAAGAAACACCACATTGTGAGGTAACTCTGTAGGGCTATGATCATGTATACTCTCAAAGCCCTGTCTtcttccataagcttaccttgaacacctctgtacttcccttgctggcttcagtatactactgcAGGGCGCAAAAAACTTTGTCTGCCTGTAGtcacagtcgtctcagctatcagtTCCAGATAGGTGTtaccatgtgtcatcactagtaaacccACACAAGCATAAAACTATAATGGAAATTGGATAAATTCCAATTCCAACTCCAACccccatgtttgaatgcatactcctcacagtgaggggaatcatgtatacaattacCACTGCCACTACAGAGTATGAAATATGCTAAAAGTGTCAGTAGTCATCCCCCTTGTATggactgtgaggagtatgcagtCAAACATGGCAGTTGGAGTCCACTATTGTTTGATGCTTGTGTGGGTTTACTAATGATGACACATGAGAACACcaacctggaattgatagctgagatgaCTGTgactacagacagacaaattatttggtgcccagcagtagtatactgatttatttatttgtttatttgattggtgttttacgccatactcaaaaatattacacttatatgacggcagccagcattatattgggaggaaaccgggcagagcctgggcgaaatccacgaccatccgcaggttgctggaagaccttcgaggaagccagcatgagctggacttgaactcacagcgaccgaattagtgagaggttcctgcatgggtcattgtgctgcgctagcgcactaaccagctgagccacggaggcccccagtagtatactgaagccagcaaagaaagtacagaggtgttccaggtaagcttatggaacaagacagggctgtgattgTATGGGTAATCACTGCCCAACATAGCTAACTGTGAGGTAGATCCAAATAATTAATTAGCCTACATAACTTTCATTATAGATGTTCATAGTTGATTGCCTCCATTAGCGCATACTGTAAGTGCACACATAAACAGGTATGaaacatttattgtattttgacAGAGCATGGTTAGCTCTCCATGGCAGTGTGCAATGAGGTTTAACACTTACGTACATAGGCTTGTGTCTACGTTCATACATAAACATGTCCAGCATCTGCAGCTTCTGTCACGTTAACCGTGAATTACTCTACCAACAGTCGCTTAAGGTCGCTTACATCCACTTAATGGCTAGTCTCTATTAACCGCGTGTATCGTGTAGAAATTAGCTCGTTTAATCAGTTCTCTTTCGAGATTTGGTAGGCCTGTGTATTTGGGCCAAACGTCAACAAATAATAATCATACATAATCAGATGAAGCTAATGCATTTCACCGTTACTGCAATATATCGTTCTGGAGTGCTCAAAGAAACGTGAACAGGTTTGATCTAAGTAATAATAACTGTAGTTCGAGTATAAACACGCTAAACCTCATCTTACCCGTCTCTTCTTCTGTCCGCATCAGTTTAAAATTGGCAGACAAGGCTGCAGGGCCCAGCACTTAACTCTCGCATGTTCACCTCGGTGATCGGCTGACCTTTATCATTCTCCACGACCCGGATATTTTCACGAATCAATTGTGCGGAGATCTTTACCACAGAAACACGTGTTGTCACGAACTCGACAAAGACGCCGGGAACGAGTGGTCAGTGCATCCCGGCTCGCATGGGTTTTGGCAAATTGCCTGTATTTAGTAAGCTGTTAGTGTTGTATACTATATACATGGTGTAAAAGACAGCAGAAGGCGTTTGTCTGAATGTTCTTGTGTGGGAATGATAACTTGGCATTCACTGATTCTTTGGACATCTGTAAGCATCCTCAACTCAGACACTTCATATTTTACCTTAATGTTATTCCTTTGTGTTAACTTTTAGCTCTGGATATGCAATTTGGGTGAGGTCAGAGAATATAACCAATTTTATAAGCATAGAACCACACATCTAAACCAGTCTTACATGAACAACCAGGAGAGCCTGATCAAGACTGATAAAGTGTTAAGATAACAACATGAACAAAATCAGTTCAGGAAATATTCATAATATATGTGATCAGATTAAATGTTTTTAAGACAGCTATACACAGTAGGGTCTTTACATGCATTCTACTAAGACAGTGGGAGTTGTAAAGGCTAGGGTTATATTTACGTGTTGATTTCCACATGTATTCTGGCGTCCTTTTTTTCCCCACAGTCACATGCTTTTACTGACTTTTCATTGGATAAAATTGAATGGGAAGATGTTCAATCTGCatgcaaagaaaaacagcataaaTAAGATGTTCATCATTCTAGTTTCTGTCACGTGTCACTGTTATAGATGAGATTTCCGCATTGTATTATTCGCGATTCAGACATGTTTGAAAGGATTTCCaaagttttttgtgaaaaactCTGGATTCCAACTTCCTTCAGACAGCCTGTCTGGTCCATAGCCAGATGCTTATACCACTGCACCACTCAAGTTGTTGTGCTAGAGTGTGGTTTTTAGACGTCTGGaagacagatgaacatggtaaGGGTTGAATGTGCATATGCGTGTGCCACATGCTTTTGTCATGTggactacatctgaaaagggtctccTCTATATCTGGCCAGCCTCATTCAGGgaagcatgaatgaattgaTGTAAGTAGTGACATAGAAAGTTACACGTAAATATTATCCTAGTCTTTACAGCTTTCAAGATGTAAAGTTTGTTGGTAATATTGTCATTATCTTATTTATATCGAATCATATGTTTTCTATTCATATATTCACAGTTGGCCGAGCCTTGACAAGTTTGAGGATGTCAGGGAGTGACAGGAGTAAGAcaaaagtgtatgtgtacagtgGGTTGGGATGTTCTGACATGAGTTCATCTATGCTTCAGGCAGCTCTTGATAAACATGTGGACCTCAACATTCATCAAGTGGAACCCATTTCTGGggagaaaataataaatggtATTCCTGCCTATTAATTTATGTCTGTATGTGCATATGTATCGTTCCAAAGAAATATCACAGTTAACATATATAGGGGAGCAGATCGTGGATCGTAGCAAGGATACACAACTGAGGTGCATGGTTGGTCAATCCTGGAGCCACCGTGGCCTAGTAGTTAGCATGTCAGTGTGGCGcagtgaccaaggagcctcttgCCAGTGCTGTCACtgcgagttcaagcccagctagctcatgctagctttctctcatatcatacatgggaaggtcagacATCAACTTgcaggtggtcatgggtttcccccaggatcttttggtttccccccaccacaatgctagctgccattgtataagtgaactatttttgagtatggcgtaaaacaccaatcaaataaaataactaaatatataaaataagttGATCTCGGTCTTGAACAggtaatgtgtacatgcataatgaAATGTTATAACAGAAAACTCAAAATGAGACTTTCTGcaaatgaaaacttaactttttattggtaaaccatcatgtTTGTGCTCAGTTTACTTGTTACAGTTAggtttaatacagcttgatcaGTTCTGAAACTCAGTAGTTTGAGAGGCCAAATGTTTTCCAAAACTGAAATGGCTCATGATATGGCCCTGTGAACATAGTGTGGCATCTGTTTATTGAATGTATGGTTAGATTTGTGCTGTTGGTTTCAGGTACCTGGAGAACAGATGCAGCACTGATGATATTTGGAGGTGGATTTGACCTTGGGTTTATTGAGTCTCTGGGAAAGAAGGGTGTCCAGTCAGTCCATGACTATGTATGGGCCGACGGTGGGGCATACCTGGGTTTATGTGCTGGAGGCTATTTCGCCTGTGACAGTATCGCGTTTGACAAGGCAGGGCCATTAGAAGTATGTGGAGAAAGACACCTCAAGTTCTATCCAGGTAATTAAATGAGTTCAGGGGTAGCTCAAGTTCCACTTTACCTCAAAAGCTGTCCATATTTTTCCAGCATTAGGGTCATTTGTCTCTGCTTTTTTTGCCTAAAAAGTTTACAAGGCAGTTGGAATAGTCATTCCGCTTGCATTTGtgcaaaaacacaaataactgttaaaaaataataCTATAGATGTAGATTGCATTCATTTCACATTGACttaagagttgtctcccctattTACCCACGGATGTTTGTCCTCAAGAGAGCTCACACAGCTTAATCCAGTTCTCAGAGCTTTACTCAGAGCTTCCTTGGTTGGGTAATTTGCCCTATAAATCATTTCATGACTTTATTCCTGCTTTCGTCCACAGGTCAAGGTATAGGGCCAGCTTACCCAGGGTTTGAGTACAAGTCCAATAAGGGTGCTGTGGCAGCTTCGACAGACTTCTCTTGCCATCAGCCATTGGGTAAACTGGGGACAATCTGCCTCTACACTGATGGAGGGGGCTACTTCACTGGCCATTCAAAAAATGGAGACAAAAAAACAGCCAGTGATGGAGCAGAGAAATGGAATGAGAAGCCCGATTCCAGTGAAGGTGTGTCAAATGGCATAGATGTAGAACGGGTCAAGGTTGAAGTTCTTGCTCAATTCCAGGATCTGCCAAATTCTCCTGCAGCCATTGTTAAGTGCCATGTAGGGAACAGAGGTGGAAAAGCCATCCTATCAGGTGTTCATTTCGAATATTTTCCTGACAAGCTTGTACCTGGAGAAAAGTTTTTATCTCCATCTGTAGTGAGCAAATTATTGGCCTGTGATGAGGAAAGACAACTCTTGCTTGTTTCACTTCTCAGTGACTTGGGACTGAACATCAGGAAGCAGTAATAATTTACCACTGCACTAGATCTTGTTTGAAGTAGAAACATTGCGTTATTTAAAAACATTCCTATCTGTTTTTCAACAAGATGGTACAGTATTCTGTATAAGAGATAAATGCCCATGCACTGTGATAGATTCCACATCAAGAAATCTCATTTTGTCTTAACTTTTGTGCCAAAAAGATAACATTGCACTTATTGAACTTTTGTCAGTCTTAAACAGTTACTTTATTTCCCTAACAGAACAAATGTTACCTCAAATGAGTCACTCACCCAAGAAATAGCAACTCAGAAAGAGATAAAATACTTTACAcctttgtatatttgtgtatttattgtgtttatGTGGTGCTAAACTTCTCTATATTTGTTCAAGTTTATGTCTACACATTGTCATATCATTGTTTTTCGATTACTTTCTCTGGCAGAAATAAAGtatacagtttttatttgttaCCATGTTAACAGTCTCTGAAACTTTGCCAGAAAGTGACTAATTCATGTTTGTACCCAGCTACACTCTTAACAGTGTTTATGTGCACTTGACTACACTTTTAACAGAGTTTATGTATGCAGCTGCACTTTTAACAGTGTTTATGTGCACTGGACTACACTCttaacagtgtatatgtgcacTTGACTACACTTTTAACATAGTTCATGTACACAGCTGCACTTTTAACAGTGTTTCTGCGCATCAGACTACACTCTTAACAGAGTTTATTTACACTTAGCTACACTCTAAATAGAGTTTATGTGCACTTAGTTACACTCTTAATAGAGTTGTACATTTGGCAACACCAGTACCAAAGACTTGGCTACAACAgtaaaaaaaggaacaaaaaaaaaccccagaaagcATCAGATTCTattagtaaatatatatcaaagaCTTCAAGTACTCGCCGAGCTGAATTTATTTCTGCAATCATGGGAGAGTATGCTATCTTGTGAAGTACAGCTGCTTTATCTCCCCTTGATCACGTGACTCCCTGTTACGCGAGAAATGGAGGTCAGACGTTGTTGCATAAGACGTGTGATAAATCCTTGAAATGCGTCTGTGCCAGAGAATAACTGAAGACGCTGTCTAGAATATAGCCTGAGATGGAATAGATCCGCGGAAGTTAGCCGCATGAACTCCTTTCGGAAAcccaagtaggcctatacatgtatacgtgcaGTGATGCTGAGACACAAATTATTCAACCTACATACATGACGAAATAGGCCAAAGTCGAACATGAACACGCATACATATTGATACTACGTACACGAAGCCTACAAATTCAACCTACTCTGGACGTTGAATGAGGATACTTAGTGGGGTACAGGCCActggtatataggcctacgcaATATTTTTGCTGAATCGGACTACTTTCCGAGTAGTGTTAATCCGGAAAACTAAAGGAAGCGCTTCATCTTTACTCAGTATTTTACTTTTCAACATTTGCTGAACTGAAAGCAGTGTAGGAGATCTAAAAGAATGGCTAGTGCGGAAGGCCCTGAACACAACAGTCGCCAGTTCAACGTTGATCACATGGTTAAGCACCTACGTACGAAGTATGTGGGACGGAAAGTGGTGTACAAGCCCAGTACCGGTAGTACGATGGATGACGCAAGGGATGAGGCTCTTAAAggtataatttacatgtatttgatttaattggtgttttacgccacactcgaggatatttcacttatacgacggcgatcagcattatggtgcgagggaAACGGgcgcagcccgggggaaaaacCCACGTTTAAGTTAAAGGGTAAAGGTGCTCAATTGCATAGGGCGTACTGAATATGGAATGCGCATGCATACTGTGAATAGATATGCAGATGGCTATTCAGATGTTATTTTATGGTGTCgtacacgtgtacatatatatatatatatatatatatatatatatatatatatatatatatgtactcatactgtacatgtaggctgtccAGAAGGGCTGGCGGTTATAGCTGACCATCAGACGAAAGGTAGAGGACAAGGTGGTCACACCTGGAGCAGCGAAGATACAGCCAACTTGTACGTCACTTTCGTGTTccagaaaccagagaaattccAGGTAAGAAATAGCAGATGTCGGTGAAAGAAATAGCATTGGTATAATTATACgatgtcagtgaaatatttatgtgtatacatgcagtcAATTAAGTCATACAGGCttatacaaatattttgcaGAAATGAATCCAAGGCtgcatgttttacttttttcccatatattttcatacatgtgttAGGATATATAGAGACTATAGATTTTTGGCGAAAAATCCAAATTCGCTATAATCAAATCACACTTTTCCTGTATTTACCATGAATAGTTCAAATTactgcctttcagtaaatatcagactacTACCCGTACTCTTTATACATAGTGTTAACAAgattctgaagtttgaaaaagttgtaaCTTTTGCGGTTTGGCGAAGAacattttaggaactttattaacaaattttaaactttacacAGAGGAGGCTGATAGTTTGTGAAAGGCCCTTATGAATTCCACTGAATTTGAGCTGATCGATTTTTGTTGCGCTAAATAACCTCTAATTTTCAGTGTGGAATGTGTATATGATAGATTGCATATATCTAAATAGTCATCAGCAGGGGCGTAGGAAACAGTTTCAAAGTAGGGGGACCAAGAGTCACAGCAAAAatggcgagggtccagggggcGCCAAGGCCCCGGAAACTCTGAATGAGCTATATCGCCTTAGAGACGATTTGCCGTATCTTAGATATGCCAATTGAGgt encodes the following:
- the LOC135468992 gene encoding uncharacterized protein TC_0305-like isoform X1; the encoded protein is MFLCGNDNLAFTDSLDIFGRALTSLRMSGSDRSKTKVYVYSGLGCSDMSSSMLQAALDKHVDLNIHQVEPISGEKIINGTWRTDAALMIFGGGFDLGFIESLGKKGVQSVHDYVWADGGAYLGLCAGGYFACDSIAFDKAGPLEVCGERHLKFYPGQGIGPAYPGFEYKSNKGAVAASTDFSCHQPLGKLGTICLYTDGGGYFTGHSKNGDKKTASDGAEKWNEKPDSSEGVSNGIDVERVKVEVLAQFQDLPNSPAAIVKCHVGNRGGKAILSGVHFEYFPDKLVPGEKFLSPSVVSKLLACDEERQLLLVSLLSDLGLNIRKQ
- the LOC135468992 gene encoding uncharacterized protein TC_0305-like isoform X2, which codes for MSGSDRSKTKVYVYSGLGCSDMSSSMLQAALDKHVDLNIHQVEPISGEKIINGTWRTDAALMIFGGGFDLGFIESLGKKGVQSVHDYVWADGGAYLGLCAGGYFACDSIAFDKAGPLEVCGERHLKFYPGQGIGPAYPGFEYKSNKGAVAASTDFSCHQPLGKLGTICLYTDGGGYFTGHSKNGDKKTASDGAEKWNEKPDSSEGVSNGIDVERVKVEVLAQFQDLPNSPAAIVKCHVGNRGGKAILSGVHFEYFPDKLVPGEKFLSPSVVSKLLACDEERQLLLVSLLSDLGLNIRKQ